The Candidatus Reconcilbacillus cellulovorans genome segment TGAGAAATGTCCCTCGATCCGGACGGCGGCTTTCGATTTAAGCACGCCTTCTAGAACGGTTTCCGGACCGACCAGCGTATCGGTTTCGTGCAGCGGCGGTTTCGTGGATTTGCGTCGAAACATCGGCATGCTCCCTTCCGTTCAGTCAGGAAGATATGGATTCGGATCGACGACCCAGCCGTCGCGCATCACTTCGTAATGAAGATGGGGACCGGTGCTGCGGCCCGTCGACCCGACGAATCCGATGACGTCGCCTGCGGCGACGGAATCTCCTTCCGCAACGGCGATGCGGCTCAGATGCAGATAGGCTGTCTGGAGGCCGCTTTTGTGGTCGAGCACGACGAACCGTCCGCGTACGCGGTCACTGCCGGTTTCAGCGACGCGACCATCGGCCGTTGCGTATACGGGATCGCCGAAGCTTGCCGCGATATCGACGCCGGTATGGAACGTTTTCCGGCCGGTGAACGGATCTTTGCGGTAACCGAACGGCGACGAGACGTCGCGGGAATCCGTCGGCCAACGATGAGGCGTCGATCGGAGAAGATGCAGCGCGGACGCGAGCCGGTCGGACAAATCGCGCGTCCGCCGGGCGAACGCATCGTAGTCGGTTTCAATCGATCCGCCGGCTTCGGGCGCTTCGCCGATCGGGGCCGTCGCGGGTTCGGGCTCCGGCCCGCCTTGTCCCGAGCCGGCCTGAAGACGCGAGTTCGGACCGGTTATCGACCGCAGCGACGTTTCGAGTTTTTCCATTTCCGCGATTCGGCGCCCGATCTCTTCGGCCTGTCGCGACAGTTGCGCCATTTCCGCTTCCAATTGTTCGATCCGGCGCATTTGCTCCGCCGAGGAGCGATGGAAGCGGGCGGTTTCCTCCTCGAGCGTCCGCTCGAGCTGCTGGCGATCCGACCAGAGGCGATAACAGAGCACCGACAGCACGGCGGCGACCAGCACGAGCACGAGGAAAAGCACCAGAGTTCCGATCAGCAGAGACGGACGGAGGCGCAGCCGGACGGCGGGACGGTGGGCGTCTCGGATCCAGATCACCGTATGTTCCATGGCGACTTCCTTTCGACGGCGTTCGAAACGTTTCCGCGATTTTCCGTATTACATTTCTCGATCGGGCACGGCAAATCCTGCCCGAAAGCGGGGGCGGGACGAAAAACGAAAGCCGGCGCGTCGAAAGGTGCCGGCTTTCGTTTCCTCCTTTCGCTTGTCGATTATAGTGCGGGCGGCCACCATCCTCAACCTTCAAAATATGGTATTCAATTGGAAAAAATGTCCGGAGGCGTGAAGCTCCGGCTGAAAGCCGATCGCGGCCGGCCGGGACAGTTCGGGTTCGGGCCGCGTCAGCCGGCGGACAGGCGCAGGCTGTCGTATTTCTGAATGTATCGGTGCACCGCCTCGACGAACGTGGCGTGCGACCATGTCAGCGGCGCCACCGACAGCGGGCTTCCGTCGAGCGGGTGAACCTGTTCCGGCAGTACGCCGGTCGGCAGGGCGCGGCGGACGACCCATTCCAGCGTCTGTTTCGGCCGTTCGAGTTCCGCCAGGACGCGCGCCCGCTCGATGTCGAACAGCGCCGTCCAGAGCGTGCAGATGATCCACGGATTGCCGGGAATCCGTTCGATGTCGTCCGACCGGCGGAAATAATAATCGCCCGTATAGCGCGCAACGCCGCCGACGTCGGTTTTGACCGTCAGCCCTTCCCGGACGGCTTCCATCGTTCGGACGACGCGCTCGTCGTCCGCCGGCAGCACGCCGAACGCGAACAGCCCGAACAAACTGCTTTCAAGCGTCGTGTCCTGCATCCACCGTCCGTCGTGAAACACAAGCCCGCGCGCGAACCTTCCCAGTTCTTCGTTCCACAGGTGGGCGAGTATACCGTTCTTGATCTGCTCGGCGGTCCGGTGCAGCTGTTCGCTGCGCTCGTAGTCGCCGAACAGGTCGGAGAAAAACGCCGCCGCCTGCAACCCGCCGTATACCGTCGCCGCCGTGAACGTCCAGATGCCGAACCGTTCTTCCCACAGGTCGTAGCTCGGCTTCGGCAGGCTAAGCGACGGCTCGAGATGCTCGCAGAGAAAGGCGGCGGCCTTGCGGATCAGTTTGCCGTACAGCGACTGCGGCAGCTCGATTTCGCCGTGCCTGTCGTAGTCGCGCCGGAGCGCGTACAAGACGAGCGCCGTCTCGTCTTCCTGGATCGGCAGCCGTGGAGCGCCGTCGGCGAAATACGGATGCCAGCTCGAACCGACCGTTCCGTCCGGATTGTATTTATGATAGAGAAACCCTTGCGGCGAAAGGGCATCGGCGCAAAAATGGAAAAACGGCGCGACCGTGCTGTGATAGCCGGCCAGCGACATCGCCAGGGCGACCAACGCGCCGTCGCGCGGCCAGACGTAACTGTAATGGTCGCGGCTGAACTGCAAGATGTCGGTGTCGTTGGCCGCCAAAATTGCACCGCGCTCGTCGATCTGCGTCCGGATGATCAGCAAGCTTTGGCGGAACATCCGAACGACCGATTGCGGCAAGTCGGCGAAATCGCCGTCCGCCCGCCTGAGCCAGTGCCGCCAGTAAACGACGATGCGGCTCATCAACTTTTCCGGATGGCCTTCGCGGACGTAACGGTTCAGTTGCAGGACGTCCTCCAGACAATGCCCGGCCGACATCCAGTAGTACACGACCGTCTCCGAACGCGGCCCCACCCGGGCGTGGACGGCGATCGTACTGTCGACCGACCCTTGCGCGATCGGATTACCGGCGAGCGCGCCGTCTTCAGCGTCGCGCCACGTGCCCTCCGCCGACAGGAACCGCTTGATCCCGGTCGTATATTGCGCGATGCTGCCTTCGTTCGACATGCCGTCGAACATGAAATAGGAAGACCGCTTGTAATGGAAGACGGTATGGTTCTCGGGATAATAGACCGCCGTGTCGCCGACTTCGGTGCCGTCGATCATCAGGTCCTGATGAAAAAAAAGCCGGATTTCCCTGGGCTTGTCCCACAAGTTGCGGACGACGACCCTGCGGAGATAGATGGTTTCCCGCTGGTGGACGCCGTCGTTGATCTGCAGTTCGAGCCCGAGCCCGTCGTGCCGGGCGGCGACGTCGGTGACGAGCGAGTCCGGAATGTAGGCCGGCCGTACGGTCCATTCCGGATGATCGAGCCATGTAAACCGACCGTCCGCCCATATTCCGAACCGACACGGCTGGCCGCCGACGTGGTTCAGCTGGCCGACGTACGGAAAATACAGGTCGCGGATGAAACAGCGGTCGTCGAGGTTGATCAGCATTTTTCCGTTGCCGATGACGAGGTGGCGCGGCATCAGGCGCTCTCCTTTTCCGAACGGTGTGGGGCGGATCGTTCGCAAAGCTGTCCGTAAAGAGCCATATACGCTTCGGCGGGACGATCCCAACCGAAGTCGCACTTGGCCGCGTTACGGACGATTTTTTTCCAGATTTCTTCGTTCCGGTAAAACGACAGCGCGCGGTCGATCGTATACAGCATATCGTAAGGGTTCGGGTGTGTAAAACTGAAACCGTTGCCCTCCCCCGTATACTCATTATAGGAGACGACGGTGTCTTTCAACCCTCCGACTTCCCGGACGATCGGGATCGAACGGTAGCGCATCGCGATCATTTGGCTGAGTCCGCACGGTTCGAAGCGCGACGGCATCAGGAAAAGGTCGGATCCCGCGTAGATGCGGCGCGCCAACTGTTCGTCGAAGCCGAGTCGAACCGCGATCCGGTCCGGCCGTCTTTGCGCGGCAGAGCGCAGCATCCATTCGTAATGCGGCTCACCGGCGCCCACGACGGCCATTTGCAGCGGCCGGTCGAGGATTTGGTCGAGTACCGCCTCGATGAGGTCAATTCCTTTTTGCCAGACGAGTCGGGAGACGATGCCGACGAGTGGTGTCTGTTCCGATTCCGGCAGTCCGAGTTCGCGTTGCAGCGCCAGCTTGTTGCGGCGTTTCTTCGCCAACGAGTCGCGGTACGGCACGGCGATCGCCGGATCGGTCATCGGATCGTACGTCTCCGTCTCGATGCCGTTAAGGATGCCGACGAGATCGGCGGCGCGATGGCGGATAAGGCCGTCCAGCCCTTCACCGAACGTTTCCGTCTGGATTTCGGCGGCATAGGTCGGGCTGACGGTCGTCAGTTTGTCGGCGTAAACAAGTCCGCCTTTCATGAAGCTGCCGGAGCCGTGGAATTCCAGCCCGTCCGGCCGGAACGCTTCGTCGCCGACGCCGAGCAGGTCTTTCATCCACGCTTGTGAAAAAACCCCCTGGTATTTCAAGTTATGGATCGTGAAGATGATTCCGGTCCCGTGGTAGACGGGGTGGCCGGCGTACCGCGTTTTGACCAGAAAAGGAACAAGGCCCGCGTGCCAGTCGTGGCAGTGCAGGATGTCAGGTTTTTCGCCGAGGTGGATCGGCGCTTCCGCCGCCGCCGCGCAAAAAAAGACGAATCGTTCCGCCTCGTCTTCGTAGCCGTACGGCCAGCCGCGTCTAAAGTAATATTCGTTGTCGATCAAGGTGTAGCGCACGCCGTCGAGTTCGAGTTCCTGATAGCCGCAATACTGATTGCGCCAGCCGAGCCGGACGGTCGTCACCGCGATCGTGCGCGCACGAGCCTTGTACTCGTCGGGAATGCAGCCGTATTTCGGGATGACGACGCGGACGTCGACACCCCGCTTGGCGAGCGTTTTCGGCAGCGAACCGACGACGTCGGCCAGTCCGCCGGTTTTGACGAGAGGGACTGCTTCCGAAGCGATGAACCAGACCTTCATTCGGGCTTTCCTCCTCGGTCGCGTTGTCAAGGTTGTCATATGATCTGTCGCTTGCCGACGATGAGCGGACGACGTTCCGTGCCGCACACGTGCCGGCCTTGTTGGACTTTCGCTTCCTTGTCCAGAATGGCGCAGTCGACGACGGCGCTCTCTCCGATTTCACCGTTTTGCATGACGATGCTGTTGCGGACGACCGCTTTTTTGTGAACGCGGACGCCGCGGAACAAGATGCTGTTTTCCACTGTTCCTTCGATGACGCAGCCGTTGGCGATCAGCGACCGGCTCACTTCGGCGCCCGCCTGGAACCGCGTCGGCGGCTCGTCCTTGATTTTCGTGAAGATCGGACCTGGATGAAAAAACAGTTCGTTCCAGACGTCCGGCTCGAGCAGGTCCATGTTGTGCAGAAAATAATGTTCGATCGAGTCGATGATGCCCGTGTATCCGTTGTGGCGATAAGCGTAGACTTTCCATTCGCCGACCATCGGTGCGATGCCGTCGTGCACGAGACGGGCCGGACCGGCTTCCTGCGACGCTCGAGCCAGCTCGAGCAGAAGCGATTTTCGCAGGACGTAGATCTCCATCGACACGAGGCGGCTGTCCGACTGTCCGCCGGAGACGGTCAAGGAGACGACGCGCGACGTTTCGTCCGTCTCGACCGCGGGCGCGGTGTAGGGACGAGGGTCGCGGCGTTTGGTGCAGACGATCGTGATGTCGGCGTTTTTTTCCTCATGAAAGGCGAGCACGGCGGCGAAATCGACGTTGCACACGACGTGGCCGCGCGTTACGGCGACGAACGGTTCCTTCGAGCGAAGGAAAAAGTCACAGTGATGATTGAAATGATAAAGGTCGCCTGATTTCGGCGAAACCGGCGGCAGCACGAACAGGCCGCTTTCGCGCAGGTGCAGGTTCCAATGCCTTCCTGAGCCGAGGTGGTCGAGCAGCGACCGGTAGTTGGCGTCGGTGAACACGGCCACTTTCGAGATGCCGGAATTGACCATGCCGGACAGGACGAAGTCGATCAGCCGGTAGCGTGC includes the following:
- a CDS encoding glycoside hydrolase family 15; translation: MPRHLVIGNGKMLINLDDRCFIRDLYFPYVGQLNHVGGQPCRFGIWADGRFTWLDHPEWTVRPAYIPDSLVTDVAARHDGLGLELQINDGVHQRETIYLRRVVVRNLWDKPREIRLFFHQDLMIDGTEVGDTAVYYPENHTVFHYKRSSYFMFDGMSNEGSIAQYTTGIKRFLSAEGTWRDAEDGALAGNPIAQGSVDSTIAVHARVGPRSETVVYYWMSAGHCLEDVLQLNRYVREGHPEKLMSRIVVYWRHWLRRADGDFADLPQSVVRMFRQSLLIIRTQIDERGAILAANDTDILQFSRDHYSYVWPRDGALVALAMSLAGYHSTVAPFFHFCADALSPQGFLYHKYNPDGTVGSSWHPYFADGAPRLPIQEDETALVLYALRRDYDRHGEIELPQSLYGKLIRKAAAFLCEHLEPSLSLPKPSYDLWEERFGIWTFTAATVYGGLQAAAFFSDLFGDYERSEQLHRTAEQIKNGILAHLWNEELGRFARGLVFHDGRWMQDTTLESSLFGLFAFGVLPADDERVVRTMEAVREGLTVKTDVGGVARYTGDYYFRRSDDIERIPGNPWIICTLWTALFDIERARVLAELERPKQTLEWVVRRALPTGVLPEQVHPLDGSPLSVAPLTWSHATFVEAVHRYIQKYDSLRLSAG
- a CDS encoding glucose-1-phosphate adenylyltransferase subunit GlgD, which translates into the protein MSSPLIGVINLIGEPDALGPITSSRCLASVPFGARYRLIDFVLSGMVNSGISKVAVFTDANYRSLLDHLGSGRHWNLHLRESGLFVLPPVSPKSGDLYHFNHHCDFFLRSKEPFVAVTRGHVVCNVDFAAVLAFHEEKNADITIVCTKRRDPRPYTAPAVETDETSRVVSLTVSGGQSDSRLVSMEIYVLRKSLLLELARASQEAGPARLVHDGIAPMVGEWKVYAYRHNGYTGIIDSIEHYFLHNMDLLEPDVWNELFFHPGPIFTKIKDEPPTRFQAGAEVSRSLIANGCVIEGTVENSILFRGVRVHKKAVVRNSIVMQNGEIGESAVVDCAILDKEAKVQQGRHVCGTERRPLIVGKRQII
- a CDS encoding starch synthase: MKVWFIASEAVPLVKTGGLADVVGSLPKTLAKRGVDVRVVIPKYGCIPDEYKARARTIAVTTVRLGWRNQYCGYQELELDGVRYTLIDNEYYFRRGWPYGYEDEAERFVFFCAAAAEAPIHLGEKPDILHCHDWHAGLVPFLVKTRYAGHPVYHGTGIIFTIHNLKYQGVFSQAWMKDLLGVGDEAFRPDGLEFHGSGSFMKGGLVYADKLTTVSPTYAAEIQTETFGEGLDGLIRHRAADLVGILNGIETETYDPMTDPAIAVPYRDSLAKKRRNKLALQRELGLPESEQTPLVGIVSRLVWQKGIDLIEAVLDQILDRPLQMAVVGAGEPHYEWMLRSAAQRRPDRIAVRLGFDEQLARRIYAGSDLFLMPSRFEPCGLSQMIAMRYRSIPIVREVGGLKDTVVSYNEYTGEGNGFSFTHPNPYDMLYTIDRALSFYRNEEIWKKIVRNAAKCDFGWDRPAEAYMALYGQLCERSAPHRSEKESA